In Blastocatellia bacterium, the genomic window GCGGCGGCTCGGGCGGCGGCGTGCTGACTTCGTGGATTGTCGGCCACACCAACCGCTTTGCCGCGGCAGTGGTGATGAAGCCGGTGGTCAACTGGTACAGCTTCGTCGGCACCACTGACAGCGCCGACTGGTACTACAACTTCAAGAAGCTGCCGTGGGAAGACCCGTCCGAGCACTTGCGGCGCTCGCCGATCACCTATGTCGGCAACGTCAAGACGCCGACGATGTTGATGACCGGCGAATTGGATTTGCGCACGCCGATGGAGCAGACCGAGCAGTATTACCGCGCCCTCAAGCTGCGCAAAGTTGACACGCTGATGGTGCGCATACAGGATGAATACCACCCGTACAACGCGACGCCGCGCCACCCGTCGAACCGTCTGTCGCAAATCCTCTACCTGCGCGGCTGGTTCGAGAAGTACCGCAAGAAGGAATAGGGACCAGGGGGGCTAGAGGCCAGGGCCAGGAGGCTTGCCCTGGCCCCTAGCCTCCTGGCCTCTAGCCCCTGATCTGTATTATGCTGAAATTACATGGTGCAGCAGTTTTTCAAGTCGCGCGCCCTGCCATTGCTTGCCGTCTGCGTCATTGCTGTGGCGACGCTGGCCGGCGGTTACTTCGGCTCGCCGCGCGCCGTGCACGTCGTTGCCGGCGCGCCTGACGCCGACGAAGAGTTGCGCGCCGAATTTCAGGAGGCGCTGGAAACGGTTCAGGAAAGTTACGCCGGTCACGCCGACCTTGAACAGCTCGGCAAAGCCTCTATCCAGGGCATGCTCCATCAGCTCGACCCGCACTCGACCTTCTTCACCAAATCCGAATTCGATGACATGCAGACCGAGCAGAGCAGTCGTACCTACGGCATCGGTGTGACGATCTCGAAGCGCTATGACCACGTCTACATCCTATCGGTGACGCCGGGCGGGCCGAGCTGGCGCGCCGGGCTGCGCTATGGCGACGCCATCGTCTCCATCAACAAACAGAACGCCGAAGACTGGACGACTGAAAAGGTGATGTACGCGGTGCGCGGCGAGAAGGGCGATTCGGTCGAGATCGTCGTCGAGCGCGCAGGCGTCCCCACTCCGATCACCTTTAACATCAAGCGCGACGAAGTGAAGCTGCCGACGGTGCGCAACGCGTTCATCATCAGCCAGAGTAACGTCGGTTACATCGCGCTTACCGGCGGCTTTTCGGCGCGCACCGACGAAGAGATGACCGAAGCGATGGCGCACTTGAAGCAGGACGGCATGCGCCAGCTCGTGCTCGACCTGCGCGACAACCCCGGCGGCTTGCTCGACGAGGCCATCAAAGTGGCGATGAAATTCCTGCCGCCCGGCGAAAAGATAGTCGAGGTGCGCGGGCGCGATGAAGACGCCGCGCCGGCCATCCACCGCGTGCCGGACAACAACGTGCCTGAAACCTTGCCGATAGTGA contains:
- a CDS encoding S41 family peptidase, encoding MVQQFFKSRALPLLAVCVIAVATLAGGYFGSPRAVHVVAGAPDADEELRAEFQEALETVQESYAGHADLEQLGKASIQGMLHQLDPHSTFFTKSEFDDMQTEQSSRTYGIGVTISKRYDHVYILSVTPGGPSWRAGLRYGDAIVSINKQNAEDWTTEKVMYAVRGEKGDSVEIVVERAGVPTPITFNIKRDEVKLPTVRNAFIISQSNVGYIALTGGFSARTDEEMTEAMAHLKQDGMRQLVLDLRDNPGGLLDEAIKVAMKFLPPGEKIVEVRGRDEDAAPAIHRVPDNNVPETLPIVILINRRTASASEVVAGALQDHDRALIVGENSFGKGLVQGVFRLWGGTGLVLTTARYYTPTGRLIQRNYANVSFYDYYFNRADAERTEAARGDALHTDAGRLVYGGGGITPDIEVKAPETGVVRGRLFYGAFHFVRQLAAGQINGLREYRITETQSKSRLNGDDLNRFPINDALVAAFRAYIATRPQFNVSDAQFANKLDYVRSQLRRELMSTAYGADAGDQVYLADDVQFRKAIESLDQARALSDNARRARADRQP